The proteins below are encoded in one region of Paenibacillus sp. YYML68:
- a CDS encoding ABC transporter ATP-binding protein: protein MNTMSMNDDARVLLRVQCLSKSYSSKGEVLHALRDVSFELREGECLGVVGESGSGKSTLTRLLLALEQPDRGEIQFNGASMTQLQSRELRQLRRSIQVVFQDPTAALNPRMRVWQAAVEPLDYFPDVSPPFLSLEPRSRKETAAALFERVGLESRLLECYPHELSGGQRQRVAIARGIALGPKLLICDEPTSSLDVSVQAHVLELLLELKRTLGMSYLFISHDIAAVHQMSDRILVLQRGEVVDSFETGQLMEPERHPYTRTLVEAVS from the coding sequence AACGATGATGCACGTGTGCTGCTGCGTGTTCAATGCTTATCCAAGAGCTATAGCAGCAAAGGGGAAGTGCTGCACGCGCTCCGGGACGTCAGCTTCGAGCTTCGTGAGGGCGAATGCCTCGGTGTCGTCGGCGAGAGCGGCAGCGGCAAGAGTACGCTGACACGTCTGCTGCTCGCGCTGGAGCAGCCGGATCGCGGGGAGATCCAATTCAATGGAGCCTCGATGACGCAATTGCAATCTCGTGAGCTTCGTCAGCTGCGGCGAAGCATACAGGTCGTGTTCCAGGACCCGACAGCGGCGCTCAATCCGCGTATGCGCGTATGGCAGGCAGCCGTAGAGCCGCTTGATTACTTCCCAGACGTGAGTCCACCGTTCCTCAGCTTGGAGCCGCGCTCGCGTAAGGAGACGGCGGCGGCGCTCTTCGAGCGGGTCGGTCTGGAGTCTCGCTTGCTCGAATGCTACCCGCACGAGCTGAGCGGCGGCCAGCGGCAGCGGGTCGCGATTGCTCGCGGCATCGCGCTCGGGCCGAAGCTGCTCATCTGCGATGAACCGACGTCCAGCCTGGACGTCTCCGTGCAAGCGCACGTGCTGGAGCTGCTGCTGGAGTTGAAGCGGACGCTCGGCATGTCGTATTTGTTCATATCCCATGATATAGCAGCTGTGCATCAGATGAGCGATCGGATACTCGTGCTGCAGCGTGGGGAGGTCGTCGACAGCTTCGAGACAGGGCAGCTTATGGAACCAGAGCGGCATCCGTATACGCGTACACTTGTCGAGGCGGTTAGCTAG
- a CDS encoding ABC transporter ATP-binding protein yields the protein MSELQFDHIRLTYGRDRTVIDDVSLRVAEGEFVALVGRSGCGKTTLLKLAAGLLQPDSGRVLLAGQQVHKPQGDVGIVFQSPTLLEWLTVEDNVLLPLSLGGKVTKADRQLARDYLSRMGLADYAQSYPRQLSGGQQSRVAIARALIREPSLLLMDEPFAALDALTRESLQADLLKLCASRRMTVVFITHDIQEAVFLSNRVVLLQAGVIEREFAVTLPSLDRRDVQLRYAPQFNQLCLAIRQAMEGGGVLETT from the coding sequence ATGTCGGAGCTGCAATTTGATCATATACGTCTTACGTATGGGCGCGACCGGACGGTAATCGACGATGTGAGCCTGCGTGTTGCGGAGGGAGAGTTCGTCGCGCTCGTCGGGCGAAGCGGCTGCGGCAAGACGACGCTGCTGAAGCTGGCCGCTGGGCTGCTACAGCCCGACAGCGGTCGTGTGCTGCTCGCAGGACAGCAGGTGCACAAGCCGCAGGGCGACGTCGGGATTGTCTTCCAGTCGCCGACGCTGCTCGAGTGGCTGACGGTCGAGGACAACGTGCTGCTGCCGCTGTCGCTGGGCGGCAAGGTGACGAAGGCCGACCGACAGCTGGCGCGGGATTACCTCTCGCGTATGGGACTGGCCGATTACGCGCAGTCGTATCCGCGACAGCTGTCCGGCGGACAGCAGAGCCGGGTCGCGATCGCAAGAGCGCTCATACGCGAGCCGTCCTTGCTGCTGATGGACGAGCCATTCGCCGCGCTCGATGCGCTGACGCGGGAGTCGTTGCAGGCAGATCTGCTGAAGCTGTGTGCCTCCCGCAGGATGACAGTGGTGTTCATCACACACGACATCCAGGAAGCCGTCTTCCTGTCCAATCGTGTCGTGCTGCTACAGGCAGGTGTCATCGAACGGGAGTTCGCAGTGACGCTGCCTTCGCTTGACAGGCGGGATGTCCAGCTGCGCTACGCGCCGCAATTCAACCAGCTGTGCCTCGCGATTCGGCAGGCGATGGAAGGGGGCGGAGTTCTTGAGACGACTTAA
- a CDS encoding ABC transporter permease: MRRLNSFPWLSIGFIALLLVLWEMYVAISGISKLVLPAPSVIAATLWDGLASGFFTKHIIQTLVEIVAGLALGGLLGVALGVLMGEWEPLRRLLYPLVVASQAVPKLALAPLFMLWFGFDTTPKIVITALITFFPLLESTVAAIQYVDPLKLELFRSLGATRLQTLLRLKLPAGLPGLLAGLRVAVVLAVVGAVVGEFIGASVGLGALIVASQGMMDTPLMFAVMVLLTLMGMTLYQAVLLLERLFVYRYDTEKKGNE; this comes from the coding sequence TTGAGACGACTTAACTCGTTCCCGTGGCTGTCGATTGGCTTCATCGCGCTGCTGTTAGTCCTGTGGGAGATGTATGTCGCGATCAGCGGCATCTCGAAGCTCGTGCTGCCTGCGCCGAGCGTAATTGCTGCAACGCTGTGGGATGGCTTAGCCTCGGGCTTCTTCACGAAGCATATCATACAGACGCTCGTTGAGATTGTCGCTGGTCTTGCGCTCGGCGGTCTGCTAGGTGTTGCACTCGGCGTTCTGATGGGCGAATGGGAGCCGCTGCGCAGGCTGCTGTATCCGCTTGTCGTCGCTAGCCAAGCGGTGCCGAAGCTCGCGCTCGCGCCGCTGTTCATGCTATGGTTCGGCTTCGATACGACACCGAAGATCGTCATTACGGCGCTGATCACGTTCTTCCCGCTGCTCGAGAGCACGGTGGCAGCGATACAGTATGTCGATCCGCTCAAGCTGGAGCTGTTCCGCTCGCTGGGAGCGACGCGGCTGCAGACGCTGCTGCGGCTGAAGCTGCCTGCGGGGCTGCCTGGCCTATTGGCCGGGCTGCGGGTCGCCGTCGTGCTCGCCGTCGTCGGTGCGGTCGTCGGCGAATTCATCGGGGCGAGCGTTGGACTCGGGGCGCTGATCGTCGCCTCGCAAGGAATGATGGATACGCCGCTGATGTTCGCGGTGATGGTGCTTTTGACCCTTATGGGTATGACGCTGTATCAGGCAGTGCTGCTGCTTGAACGGCTGTTCGTATATCGATATGATACAGAGAAGAAGGGGAATGAATGA
- a CDS encoding ABC transporter substrate-binding protein: MKKRAMTSLLLAGALLLMSACGAKTPEAPQGGQGQAHPDGQAAKAPAALETVTMASWSKPITEQTHLLVAEDKGWFKEKGIEFKFVPGAGGGDAIKNILTKQADIAFTDPGSLYFALDKGEKLRVIYNIYPQNVFNVVSLKSANIKEPKDLKGKKIGVYSLASGTRHNLLVLLSQAGLTEKDVTIVETGVSNFAPLMQGQVDATAATDTGLFDAKLKGLGDVDVLEVKQSLNVPSDVFVVTEETFQQKKELLKRFLEAYRQSADWMLKNPAEAAEAAVTKAIDGKDKARNEGIIKLRNDSTVSPETDKNGLGWLDAAVLQNGADLYKKLGLIQNDLKVSELVTNELVPKK; the protein is encoded by the coding sequence ATGAAGAAACGTGCAATGACATCCTTACTATTGGCTGGAGCGCTGCTGCTCATGAGTGCATGCGGCGCGAAGACGCCGGAAGCGCCCCAAGGCGGACAAGGTCAGGCGCATCCGGATGGACAAGCGGCGAAGGCGCCCGCTGCGCTGGAGACGGTGACGATGGCAAGCTGGAGCAAGCCGATCACAGAGCAGACACATCTGCTCGTAGCTGAGGATAAGGGCTGGTTCAAGGAGAAGGGGATCGAGTTCAAGTTCGTGCCTGGCGCGGGCGGCGGCGATGCGATCAAGAACATTCTGACAAAGCAGGCTGACATTGCCTTCACTGATCCGGGCTCGCTGTACTTCGCACTGGACAAGGGCGAGAAGCTGCGCGTCATCTACAACATCTACCCGCAGAACGTGTTCAACGTCGTATCGCTGAAGAGCGCGAACATTAAGGAGCCGAAGGACCTGAAGGGCAAGAAGATCGGAGTATATAGCCTCGCCAGCGGCACCCGTCACAACCTGCTCGTCCTGTTAAGTCAGGCGGGCTTGACGGAGAAGGATGTTACGATCGTGGAGACTGGGGTATCGAACTTCGCGCCGCTCATGCAGGGGCAGGTCGATGCAACAGCTGCTACGGATACAGGACTGTTCGATGCGAAGCTGAAGGGGCTTGGCGATGTGGACGTGCTGGAGGTGAAGCAATCGCTGAACGTGCCAAGTGACGTGTTCGTCGTGACGGAGGAGACGTTCCAGCAGAAGAAGGAGCTGCTGAAGCGGTTCCTCGAGGCTTACCGTCAGAGCGCGGATTGGATGCTGAAGAACCCTGCCGAAGCGGCAGAAGCTGCTGTGACAAAGGCGATTGACGGTAAGGATAAGGCGCGCAACGAAGGGATCATCAAGCTGCGCAACGATTCGACTGTATCGCCGGAGACAGATAAGAACGGCCTCGGCTGGCTTGATGCGGCGGTGCTGCAGAACGGCGCTGACCTGTACAAGAAGCTTGGATTGATTCAGAACGACCTGAAGGTGAGCGAGCTCGTGACGAACGAGCTTGTACCGAAGAAGTAA
- a CDS encoding CoF synthetase, which produces MKEATLQLVDRILSYIDRYPPGEASADMTEEAFGELALQLFEHQFRSNPAVKKYAQARRRTPLTIRTWRDIPPMPIQAFKELTLSCEPIEEAEAVFMTSGTTNADKRGRHYHPTLRVWDASMASPFKRFVLPDTDRMRMLVLSPGAELNAHSSLSRYLTRAVELYGAAGSRNYFRADNGLEMSAVLSDLRAVAESGEPVLLLGATFAYVHLLDFAAEQGFTVKLPAGSRILDTGGLKGQAREISAEELYSQFHAVFGVERSACVNMYGMTELSSQLYDQSIGHSAVSFMDNAADNSIDNAANSSAAALQAKVSPPWLRTLVLHPDTLEPVADGQTGVLAHYDLCSFNSAVAILTEDIGYKSDSGLVLLGRLKGSEARGCSIALDQLLRAARNG; this is translated from the coding sequence ATGAAGGAAGCTACATTACAATTGGTGGATCGCATACTGAGCTATATCGACCGTTATCCGCCCGGCGAGGCATCCGCTGACATGACGGAGGAGGCGTTCGGCGAGCTGGCGCTACAGCTGTTCGAGCATCAGTTCCGCAGCAATCCCGCGGTCAAAAAGTACGCGCAAGCACGCCGCCGTACGCCGCTGACGATCCGCACTTGGCGCGACATCCCGCCGATGCCGATTCAGGCGTTCAAGGAGCTGACGCTCTCGTGCGAGCCGATCGAGGAGGCGGAGGCTGTCTTCATGACGAGCGGTACGACGAATGCGGACAAGCGCGGGCGTCATTACCACCCAACGCTGCGCGTATGGGATGCGTCGATGGCTTCGCCGTTCAAGCGGTTCGTGCTGCCGGATACGGACCGAATGCGGATGCTCGTCTTATCGCCGGGGGCAGAGCTTAATGCCCATTCGTCGCTGTCACGCTACTTGACGCGTGCGGTCGAGCTGTATGGGGCGGCGGGGAGCCGTAACTATTTCAGAGCGGATAACGGCCTCGAGATGAGCGCAGTGCTGTCGGATCTCCGCGCGGTTGCTGAGAGTGGTGAGCCGGTGCTGCTGCTCGGGGCGACGTTCGCCTACGTGCATCTGCTAGACTTCGCTGCCGAGCAAGGATTTACCGTGAAGCTACCCGCTGGCAGCCGTATTCTCGATACGGGCGGCCTGAAGGGGCAGGCGCGGGAGATTAGCGCGGAGGAGCTGTACAGTCAGTTCCATGCAGTGTTCGGTGTAGAGCGTAGCGCTTGCGTCAACATGTATGGCATGACGGAGCTGAGCTCGCAGCTGTATGATCAGTCGATTGGACATTCAGCCGTTAGCTTCATGGACAACGCAGCTGACAACTCAATCGACAACGCAGCCAACAGCTCTGCTGCTGCGCTGCAGGCGAAGGTCAGCCCGCCATGGCTGCGGACGCTCGTGCTGCACCCCGACACGCTCGAGCCTGTCGCCGATGGTCAGACGGGCGTTCTTGCCCACTATGATCTGTGCAGCTTCAACTCAGCTGTCGCGATCTTGACCGAAGACATCGGCTACAAGTCGGACAGCGGTCTTGTGCTGCTCGGCAGACTCAAGGGGTCGGAGGCACGGGGCTGCTCGATCGCACTCGATCAGCTCCTCCGTGCAGCACGTAACGGATGA
- a CDS encoding acyl-CoA reductase, with translation MADSVIRPAYYVPRGIKLEATIEKHVEGPRGSSLVLQYPVLSPASMRELIAEVTERRRACLDSLRTERIVASIDAAVQRWLDPTYERRQLAEMWLPILTGYDAETVRLELKRFMRLFRRKELLRFLDEELDAASMLDEFRPRKSGGFSRAYGPELIFHVFSGNVPALPIWSLVMGLLLKSAGFGKTSSSEPLMAVLFVETLSEVDPELADCLVILPWKGGDEELEQPLLEAAEAVIVYGSMNTVEQVRRRTPVTKRFLSYGHKISFAMMGQESLTPDRFRATLRRAAEDAAVYDQQGCLSPHTLFVEEGGAVSPQQCAQLLAAELARYERKRPRAALTDEESMAIHTVRRTYELRSLQQEPVEVYASPGGTEWTVIYHGQPGFEPSPLNRTIHVVASASLEAAVEYIYAYRPYLQSVGLAVAPGRLEPMASLLGRAGVTRICAIGQMAHTTAGWHHDGRMNLVELIRWVDLERSVELDAEQYDADVE, from the coding sequence ATGGCGGACTCCGTCATTAGACCCGCATATTATGTCCCACGAGGGATTAAGCTTGAAGCAACGATAGAGAAGCATGTGGAGGGGCCGCGAGGCTCCTCTCTTGTGCTCCAATACCCTGTGTTATCTCCGGCAAGTATGCGAGAGCTGATCGCGGAAGTGACCGAGCGCAGGCGAGCCTGCCTTGATTCGCTGCGCACCGAACGCATCGTTGCCTCGATTGATGCCGCAGTTCAGCGGTGGCTCGATCCGACGTACGAGCGCAGACAGCTGGCGGAGATGTGGCTGCCGATACTGACTGGCTACGACGCGGAGACGGTGCGGCTGGAGCTGAAGCGGTTCATGCGCTTGTTCCGTCGCAAGGAGCTGCTGCGCTTTCTCGATGAGGAGCTGGATGCGGCTTCCATGCTCGACGAGTTTCGTCCGCGCAAGAGCGGCGGCTTCAGCCGAGCATACGGGCCTGAGCTTATTTTCCACGTATTCTCGGGTAATGTTCCTGCGCTGCCGATCTGGAGTCTGGTCATGGGGCTGCTGCTGAAGTCAGCGGGCTTCGGCAAGACGTCGTCCAGCGAGCCGCTGATGGCGGTGCTGTTCGTCGAGACGCTGTCCGAGGTCGACCCCGAGCTCGCTGATTGCCTCGTCATCCTGCCTTGGAAGGGTGGAGACGAGGAGCTGGAGCAGCCGCTACTTGAGGCGGCAGAGGCCGTCATCGTGTACGGCTCGATGAACACGGTGGAGCAGGTGCGCAGACGCACCCCAGTCACGAAGCGATTCCTTAGCTACGGGCACAAGATCAGCTTCGCGATGATGGGTCAGGAATCGCTGACGCCTGATCGGTTCCGGGCGACGCTGCGACGTGCGGCTGAGGACGCGGCGGTGTACGATCAACAGGGCTGTCTGTCGCCGCATACGCTATTCGTGGAGGAGGGCGGTGCGGTCAGTCCGCAGCAATGCGCACAGCTGCTCGCCGCCGAGCTGGCGCGATACGAGCGGAAGCGTCCGCGCGCGGCGCTAACGGACGAGGAGTCGATGGCGATTCATACGGTGAGGCGCACGTATGAGCTGCGGAGTCTGCAGCAGGAGCCTGTCGAGGTGTATGCGAGTCCGGGCGGTACGGAGTGGACGGTCATCTACCATGGTCAACCGGGCTTCGAGCCGTCTCCGCTTAATCGGACGATTCATGTCGTTGCAAGCGCATCCTTGGAGGCTGCAGTTGAATATATATATGCGTATAGACCGTACCTGCAATCGGTTGGGCTTGCCGTCGCACCTGGCAGGCTGGAGCCGATGGCGAGTCTGCTCGGACGAGCGGGCGTTACCCGTATCTGCGCGATCGGTCAGATGGCGCATACGACAGCAGGCTGGCACCACGACGGTCGCATGAACCTCGTGGAGCTCATCCGCTGGGTCGATCTGGAGCGAAGCGTGGAGCTGGATGCCGAGCAGTACGATGCGGATGTGGAGTGA
- a CDS encoding 3-oxoacyl-ACP reductase, producing the protein MHFRGKTVLITGGSRGIGARIAQSFGELGATVIVNYVRNAEAAAEVVAQIERSGGVAVALQADVTDADSVERMVGTAADEFGTIDVLVNNALRPYSFDPKQRKTAWELEWSDYSSQLEGSLGGAFLTCKAVVPLMKQHGGGRIVNMVTNLIDFPVVPYHDYTTAKSALLGYSRSLAAELGAFNITVNCVAPGLTYPTDSSRDTKEDVREAITRLTPLGRLATPEDIPGAVLFFASDWASFLTGQCLSVDGGLVMR; encoded by the coding sequence ATGCATTTTCGAGGAAAAACAGTGCTTATCACTGGAGGAAGCCGCGGCATCGGCGCCCGTATTGCGCAATCGTTCGGGGAGCTCGGGGCGACGGTTATCGTGAACTACGTGCGTAACGCAGAGGCTGCTGCTGAGGTGGTCGCTCAGATCGAGCGCTCAGGCGGCGTCGCGGTCGCGCTGCAGGCCGATGTCACCGACGCGGACAGTGTCGAGCGTATGGTAGGGACAGCTGCGGACGAATTCGGCACCATCGATGTGCTCGTCAACAACGCGCTGCGACCGTACAGCTTCGATCCTAAGCAGCGGAAGACGGCGTGGGAGCTGGAGTGGAGCGATTACAGCAGCCAGCTGGAGGGCAGTCTCGGCGGTGCTTTCCTAACGTGCAAGGCGGTCGTGCCTCTGATGAAGCAGCACGGTGGCGGGCGAATCGTGAACATGGTGACGAATCTCATTGACTTCCCGGTCGTGCCGTATCATGATTATACGACAGCCAAGTCTGCGCTGCTCGGCTACAGCCGCAGCCTCGCGGCCGAGCTCGGCGCGTTCAACATTACTGTCAATTGCGTCGCCCCAGGTCTGACGTATCCGACCGATTCGAGCCGGGATACGAAGGAGGACGTGCGCGAGGCGATTACGCGGCTGACGCCGTTAGGCAGACTGGCCACACCGGAGGACATTCCGGGCGCGGTGCTGTTCTTCGCCTCGGACTGGGCATCGTTCCTGACGGGTCAGTGCCTCTCGGTGGACGGCGGACTCGTAATGAGGTAG
- the bluB gene encoding 5,6-dimethylbenzimidazole synthase yields the protein MFSNEDKEAFYKIMAKRRDVRTFKSDPIPHETIMKLLEAGHQGPSVGFMQPWSFIIVTSPKVKEELAWAADKERRALAIHYEGERQDHFLSLKVEGLKQAPVTICVTCDPTRGGSHVLGRNSIPETDLLSTACAIQNMWLAACAEGLAMGWVSFYKKNDVRDILGIPPHVDPTALLSIGYTDQYPDKPILESSNWEKRRELEKLIYTDHWGERSDERAD from the coding sequence ATGTTCTCGAATGAGGATAAGGAAGCGTTCTACAAAATTATGGCGAAGCGGCGCGATGTTCGTACGTTCAAATCGGACCCGATTCCGCACGAAACGATTATGAAGCTGCTCGAGGCCGGACATCAAGGTCCATCGGTCGGCTTCATGCAGCCGTGGAGCTTCATTATTGTTACGTCTCCGAAGGTGAAGGAAGAGCTGGCTTGGGCGGCAGATAAGGAGCGTCGGGCGCTCGCGATTCATTACGAGGGAGAGCGTCAGGATCATTTCTTAAGCTTGAAGGTCGAGGGGTTGAAGCAGGCGCCTGTGACGATCTGTGTGACGTGCGACCCGACTCGGGGCGGCTCCCATGTGCTCGGACGGAACTCGATTCCGGAGACGGACCTGCTATCTACGGCGTGCGCGATTCAGAATATGTGGCTGGCCGCCTGTGCGGAGGGGCTCGCGATGGGCTGGGTCAGCTTCTATAAGAAGAACGACGTTCGCGACATTCTCGGCATCCCGCCGCATGTGGACCCGACCGCACTCTTGTCCATTGGTTATACAGACCAATATCCGGATAAGCCGATTCTCGAATCGTCGAACTGGGAGAAGCGTCGCGAGCTGGAGAAGCTCATCTACACGGACCACTGGGGCGAGCGCTCGGATGAGCGTGCAGACTAG
- a CDS encoding DNA topoisomerase 3 encodes MKTLVIAEKPDMGRNIAAAIEPKAKNNRTYLAGEQYIITWAIGHLIGLAEPDLYDERYKKWNFADLPIIPDSFKLVVNPRTKDQLKVIKELAAQCDVLINACDAGREGQHIFSLIQRHLKLKQPVKRLWISDLTPETIRKGFAELRDGKEFEPLTRAARARSEADWLIGMNGSRAFTTKHRELLSVGRVQTPVLAILYDRQKEIEAFESNTFYEVEAFFSQGETEYRGLWQGERLTDKEKAEGIAARVKGKAGRIDSYEVKDTKEYPYKLYDLTLLQREANAKYGFSAKKTLDLAQTLYEKHKAISYPRTNSNYVTEQNIPEMHRTLEQLRRTSYAPLVNEADKRFVHTGNRAVCNPSKVEDHHAILPTHKTPGALPPDEQKLYDLIVKRFLSHFFPPATYKIHTVLTECETERFKSTVKEQLSLGWKLVYAGDAKDKEAPKLARGGKKAADKDDEDDGPGSAEDEISTPFAVDPKQGVKCRKSAAKERQTKPPKPYTEGTLLKAMESAGKQIEDEELRDAMKLSGLGTPATRAAVIERLKQVGYTVMKGKRLEITPKGRAAVELIRGAGVDLLTSPEMTGHWERRLNEIARGSASDEQFMLNVKKFTMSIVEKVRLQQPAARDAFGTAADDADAKRGGPARRGKGAASAAAAPKAGAARGRSAAAAEGAASAAAAPKAGAARGRSAAAAEGAASAAAAPKAGAARGRSAAAAEGAASAAAAPKAGAARGRSAAAAEGAASAAAAPKAGAARGRSAAAAEGAASAKRPSAQQAPPDAAAMPQAFAAVGECPRAGCGGRIIRGKRGYGCSAYKSGCSFVVWKDSYGVSLSESDMAHLLQVGYTPRMKLQDEEGRPVQGKLKLHNRNTGELRLEAD; translated from the coding sequence TTGAAAACATTAGTCATCGCCGAGAAGCCGGACATGGGGCGCAACATTGCGGCTGCCATCGAGCCGAAGGCGAAGAACAACCGAACATATCTCGCAGGAGAGCAATATATCATTACGTGGGCGATCGGTCATCTGATCGGGCTGGCAGAGCCGGACCTGTACGATGAGCGATACAAAAAATGGAATTTCGCCGATCTGCCGATCATTCCGGATTCGTTCAAGCTCGTCGTCAATCCGCGCACGAAAGATCAGCTGAAGGTGATCAAGGAGCTGGCGGCGCAGTGCGACGTGCTCATCAATGCGTGCGACGCCGGGCGCGAGGGTCAGCACATCTTCTCGCTCATCCAGCGCCATCTGAAGCTGAAGCAGCCGGTGAAGCGGCTATGGATCTCGGACTTGACGCCGGAGACGATCCGCAAGGGGTTCGCCGAGCTGCGCGACGGCAAGGAGTTCGAGCCGCTCACGCGGGCGGCCCGGGCTCGCAGCGAGGCCGACTGGCTGATCGGGATGAACGGCTCGCGCGCGTTCACGACGAAGCACCGCGAGCTGCTGTCGGTCGGGCGAGTGCAGACGCCGGTGCTGGCGATTCTGTACGATCGGCAGAAGGAGATTGAGGCGTTCGAGTCTAACACGTTCTATGAGGTGGAGGCGTTCTTCTCACAGGGTGAAACCGAGTACCGCGGACTGTGGCAGGGCGAGCGTCTGACGGATAAGGAGAAGGCCGAAGGCATTGCTGCTCGTGTGAAGGGGAAGGCAGGTCGCATCGACAGCTACGAGGTGAAGGATACGAAGGAGTATCCGTACAAGCTGTATGATCTGACGCTGCTGCAGCGGGAGGCGAACGCGAAGTACGGCTTCTCCGCGAAGAAGACGCTCGACCTCGCGCAGACGCTGTACGAGAAGCATAAGGCAATCAGCTACCCGCGGACGAATTCGAACTATGTCACGGAGCAAAATATTCCGGAGATGCACCGGACGCTGGAGCAGCTGCGGCGGACGTCTTATGCTCCGCTCGTGAACGAAGCGGACAAGCGGTTCGTCCATACGGGCAACCGGGCCGTGTGCAATCCGTCGAAGGTCGAGGATCACCATGCGATCCTGCCGACTCACAAGACGCCGGGAGCGCTGCCGCCGGATGAGCAGAAGCTGTACGACTTGATTGTGAAGCGGTTTTTGTCTCACTTTTTCCCCCCGGCTACTTATAAGATTCATACGGTTCTGACCGAATGCGAGACGGAGCGGTTCAAGAGCACGGTGAAGGAGCAGCTGTCTCTAGGCTGGAAGCTCGTCTACGCGGGTGATGCGAAGGATAAGGAGGCACCGAAGCTTGCTCGCGGCGGCAAGAAGGCGGCGGACAAGGACGATGAGGACGACGGTCCGGGCTCGGCGGAGGATGAGATCAGCACGCCGTTCGCGGTCGATCCGAAGCAGGGCGTGAAGTGCCGCAAGTCCGCGGCGAAGGAGCGGCAGACGAAGCCGCCGAAGCCTTATACCGAGGGTACGCTGCTGAAGGCGATGGAGAGCGCTGGCAAGCAGATCGAGGATGAGGAGCTGCGCGATGCGATGAAGCTGTCGGGTCTTGGGACGCCTGCGACGCGGGCGGCGGTCATCGAGCGGCTGAAGCAGGTCGGCTATACGGTGATGAAGGGCAAGCGGCTCGAGATTACACCGAAGGGCCGGGCTGCTGTTGAGCTCATTCGCGGCGCTGGCGTAGACCTGTTGACGTCACCGGAGATGACAGGCCACTGGGAGCGTCGCTTGAATGAGATTGCACGGGGCTCCGCCTCGGACGAGCAGTTCATGCTTAATGTGAAAAAGTTCACGATGTCCATCGTGGAAAAGGTACGTCTGCAGCAGCCCGCCGCTAGAGATGCGTTCGGCACGGCCGCAGACGACGCGGACGCGAAGCGCGGTGGCCCCGCGCGCCGCGGCAAGGGCGCAGCCAGCGCAGCAGCCGCGCCGAAGGCTGGCGCAGCACGCGGGCGAAGCGCAGCCGCAGCGGAGGGCGCTGCCAGCGCAGCAGCCGCGCCGAAGGCTGGCGCGGCACGCGGGCGGAGCGCAGCCGCAGCGGAGGGCGCTGCCAGCGCAGCAGCGGCGCCGAAGGCTGGCGCGGCACGCGGGCGAAGCGCAGCCGCAGCGGAGGGGGCTGCCAGCGCAGCAGCCGCGCCGAAGGCTGGCGCAGCACGCGGGCGAAGCGCAGCCGCAGCGGAGGGCGCTGCCAGCGCAGCAGCCGCGCCGAAGGCTGGCGCGGCACGCGGGCGAAGCGCAGCCGCAGCGGAGGGCGCTGCCAGCGCGAAGCGCCCGTCTGCGCAGCAGGCGCCGCCAGACGCCGCAGCGATGCCGCAAGCATTCGCCGCGGTCGGCGAATGCCCGAGGGCGGGCTGCGGCGGGCGCATCATTCGCGGCAAGCGCGGCTACGGCTGCAGCGCCTACAAGTCCGGCTGCAGCTTCGTCGTGTGGAAGGACAGCTATGGTGTGTCACTTTCCGAATCCGACATGGCGCACTTGCTCCAAGTCGGCTACACACCACGTATGAAGCTGCAGGATGAAGAGGGCCGCCCCGTACAGGGCAAGCTAAAGCTGCACAACCGGAATACAGGCGAGCTGCGGCTGGAGGCGGACTAG
- a CDS encoding DUF4395 domain-containing protein: MKQMNEIPRAFVRANQAGIVLMIVLASILQQPILIAALWAVQVITLWRGLKVNLFVQLASPFLRKAAMSGPTEAMELTRFNNSIAVGMLTCSMLAFWLDRDGLLGYLFAGIVAVAALVALCGFCVGCFLYYQYKRLRR, from the coding sequence ATGAAGCAAATGAACGAAATACCACGCGCTTTCGTCCGCGCGAACCAGGCAGGAATCGTTCTGATGATCGTACTGGCTTCGATCCTGCAGCAGCCTATTCTCATTGCCGCCTTGTGGGCCGTGCAAGTGATTACGCTGTGGCGCGGGCTGAAGGTGAATCTGTTCGTGCAGCTGGCCTCACCGTTCCTGCGCAAAGCAGCAATGTCAGGGCCGACTGAAGCAATGGAGCTAACACGGTTCAACAACTCGATCGCGGTCGGCATGCTGACGTGCTCGATGCTTGCCTTCTGGCTTGACCGCGACGGACTGCTCGGCTATCTGTTCGCAGGCATCGTTGCCGTCGCAGCGCTTGTTGCGCTGTGCGGCTTCTGCGTCGGCTGCTTCCTCTATTACCAGTACAAGCGTCTTCGCCGATAG